The following proteins are encoded in a genomic region of Brachypodium distachyon strain Bd21 chromosome 1, Brachypodium_distachyon_v3.0, whole genome shotgun sequence:
- the LOC100835683 gene encoding pentatricopeptide repeat-containing protein At1g62260, mitochondrial: MRRWPPPIPGFANHRALATAAVASPTDELVRQHNRSLVALLRRGRLAAARRLFDALPARSVVTWNSFLAALARGRDVAAARAFFASMPVRDAVSWNTLLAAYSRSLNSEHLAAARRLFDEMPQRDAVTWNTLLGAYVRRGLMVEAEKLFDEMPQRNVASWNTMVTGFFSAGQVNKALDMFDAMPVKDSASLGTLVSGFIKNGRLHEAEELLTKRLRVTDMDEAVDAYNTLIAAYGQVGRVSDARRLFDMIPRGQYQCKTNNMRVFARNVVSWNSMMTCYIRTGDVCSAREIFNEMPDKDLVSWNTMIAGYTKVSDMEEAEKLFWEMPDPDIVSWNLIIRGFTQKGDVEHARGFFDRMPERGTISWNTMISGYEQNGHYDGAIELFTKMLEAGGTPDRHTFSSVLAACASLPMLRLGAQLHQLIEKSFLPDTATSNALMTMYSRGGALTDAEAIFKQMPQKDLVSWNALIGGYEHHGCATEALQLFEDMRSARVMPTHITFISLLSACGNAGLVSEGWMVFDTMIHEYSIAARIEHYAALVNLIGRHGQLDDALEVINSMPIAPDRSVWGAFLGACTAKKNELLAHMAAKALSKIDPESSAPYVLIHNLHAHEGRWGSASVVREEMEQQGIHKHPGYSWIDLHDKVHVFISGDTSHPLTQEIFSVLKCFDMSSRDWS, encoded by the coding sequence atgCGGAGATGGCCGCCACCCATCCCAGGCTTCGCCAACCACCGCGCCCTGGCAACAGCCGCGGTCGCATCCCCCACCGACGAACTCGTCCGCCAGCACAACCGCTCTCTCGTAGCTCTCCTCCGCCGTGGCCGCTTGGCCGCGGCCCGTCGCCTCTTCGATGCCCTCCCCGCCCGCTCCGTTGTGACCTGGAACTCGTTTTTGGCGGCGCTAGCCCGAGGCCGCGACGtagccgccgcgcgcgcgttTTTCGCCTCCATGCCCGTCCGTGACGCTGTCTCGTGGAACACGCTCCTCGCCGCTTACTCCCGCTCGCTGAACTCCgagcacctcgccgccgcgcgccggctgttcgacgaaatgcccCAGCGCGACGCTGTGACATGGAACACCCTCCTCGGCGCCTACGTGCGCCGCGGCCTCATGGTCGAGGCTGAGAAGCTGTTCGACGAGATGCCGCAGAGAAACGTGGCTTCTTGGAACACGATGGTCACTGGGTTTTTCTCAGCTGGTCAGGTGAACAAGGCCCTTGACATGTTCGATGCAATGCCCGTGAAGGACTCCGCATCACTGGGCACGCTGGTGTCGGGGTTTATAAAGAACGGCCGGTTGCACGAAGCTGAGGAGCTGCTGACAAAGCGCTTGAGGGTGACGGACATGGACGAGGCTGTTGATGCTTATAATACGCTGATTGCTGCATATGGGCAGGTAGGGAGGGTGAGTGATGCAAGAAGATTATTCGATATGATACCCAGAGGGCAGTACCAGTGCAAGACGAACAACATGAGGGTATTTGCGAGGAATGTTGTATCATGGAACTCAATGATGACGTGCTATATCCGAACTGGTGATGTTTGCTCAGCTAGGGAAATCTTTAATGAGATGCCGGACAAGGACTTGGTGTCATGGAACACTATGATAGCTGGCTACACCAAGGTTTCAGATATGGAGGAAGCAGAAAAGCTGTTTTGGGAAATGCCAGACCCTGATATAGTTTCTTGGAATTTAATAATACGAGGATTTACACAGAAAGGAGACGTTGAGCATGCCCGGGGATTTTTCGATAGGATGCCAGAGCGTGGAACCATCTCTTGGAATACAATGATATCAGGTTATGAGCAAAATGGGCACTATGATGGTGCGATCGAGCTATTTACAAAGATGCTAGAAGCTGGTGGAACGCCTGATCGGCATACCTTCTCTTCAGTTCTAGCAGCATGTGCGTCACTCCCTATGTTGCGCCTTGGAGCTCAGCTTCACCAACTTATTGAGAAGTCGTTTCTTCCAGATACTGCAACTAGCAATGCACTTATGACGATGTACTCCAGAGGTGGGGCACTAACTGATGCTGAAGCCATCTTCAAGCAGATGCCACAAAAAGATTTAGTGTCCTggaatgcattgataggaggTTATGAACACCATGGTTGTGCTACAGAGGCCTTGCAACTGTTCGAAGACATGAGAAGTGCTAGGGTTATGCCAACACATATAACCTTCATTTCTCTCTTAAGTGCATGCGGAAATGCTGGCCTTGTCTCTGAAGGATGGATGGTGTTTGATACCATGATTCATGAGTATAGCATTGCTGCCAGGATTGAGCACTATGCAGCACTTGTCAATCTCATAGGTCGACATGGTCAGCTTGACGATGCATTGGAGGTAATCAATAGCATGCCAATTGCTCCAGACCGATCCGTGTGGGGAGCATTTCTTGGAGCCTGTACGGCAAAGAAGAATGAACTGCTGGCTCACATGGCTGCAAAAGCATTGTCCAAAATTGATCCTGAGAGTTCTGCTCCATATGTTCTGATTCATAACTTGCATGCCCATGAGGGAAGGTGGGGAAGTGCATCTGTGGTGAGGGAAGAGATGGAACAGCAAGGTATTCACAAGCATCCTGGGTACAGCTGGATTGATCTGCACGATAAGGTGCATGTCTTCATCTCAGGGGATACCTCGCATCCCCTTACCCAGGAGATTTTTTCAGTCCTAAAATGTTTTGACATGTCATCCAGAGATTGGAGCTAG